In Ciconia boyciana chromosome 3, ASM3463844v1, whole genome shotgun sequence, a genomic segment contains:
- the SLC30A10 gene encoding calcium/manganese antiporter SLC30A10 yields MGRYSGKTCRLIFMLVLTVGFFVAELVSGYLGNSIALVSDSFNMLSDLISLCVGLSTGRIARRSRRGPRATYGYGRAEVVGALGNAVFLTALCFTIFVEAILRLARPEPIDDAQLVLIVGTLGLAVNLLGLLVFQDWGSCCRRRPPAPPPAAAALRAAPAGAPPGEADGAGDSPNDQKSPEEGPEKKKERKSEALNIRGVLLHVMGDALGSVVVVVAATIFHVLPLGNAPCNWQCYIDPSLTIIMVFIILSSAFPLIKETSIILLQMVPKGVNMQLLTDRLAHVPGVSSLHEVHVWELAGGKNIATLHIKCQTPTDYQDAAYKIRKVFHEAGIHSVTIQPEYIDHKTSQLLCSSPCISKACDSRLCCSQREPPLAKTNGCTEKNDSCLSALHKDNGSSKNDTEIPIEYPLAEDSIKILKNCAVSDDKSQLSSTRL; encoded by the exons ATGGGGCGGTACTCCGGGAAGACGTGCCGCCTCATCTTCATGCTGGTGCTCACCGTCGGCTTCTTCGTGGCCGAGCTGGTGTCGGGCTACCTGGGCAACTCCATCGCGCTGGTGTCCGACTCCTTCAACATGCTCTCGGACCTCATCTCCCTCTGCGTGGGCCTCTCCACGGGGCGCAtcgcccgccgcagccgccggggCCCCCGCGCCACCTACGGCTACGGCCGCGCCGAGGTGGTGGGGGCCCTGGGCAACGCCGTCTTCCTCACCGCCCTCTGCTTCACCATCTTCGTGGAGGCCATCCTGCGCCTCGCCCGGCCCGAGCCCATCGACGACGCCCAGCTGGTGCTCATCGTCGGCACCCTCGGCCTCGCCGTCAATCTCCTGGGGCTCCTCGTCTTCCAGGACTGGGGCtcctgctgccgccgccgcccgcccgccccgccacCTGCTGCCGCCGCGCTGCGGGCCGCGCCCGCCGGCGCCCCGCCGGGGGAGGCGGATGGAGCAG GTGATTCACCAAATGACCAAAAAAGCCCTGAAGAGGGgcctgagaagaaaaaagagagaaagtctGAAGCCTTGAACATCAGAG GTGTTCTTTTGCATGTTATGGGAGATGCACTTGGATCTGTGGTTGTGGTAGTTGCTGCTACAATCTTCCATGTACTTCCTCTGGGGAATGCTCCATGTAATTGGCAGTGCTACATCGATCCAAGCCTGACAATAATTATGGTGTTCATCATCTTGTCTTCTGCATTCCCGCTTATCAAGGAGACCTCAATTATTTTGTTGCAGATGGTTCCCAAAGGTGTTAATATGCAACTACTGA CTGACAGACTAGCTCATGTACCAGGGGTTAGCAGCCTTCATGAGGTGCATGTCTGGGAGCTTGCAGGTGGGAAGAATATTGCTACTCTTCATATCAAGTGCCAAACCCCCACTGATTACCAAGATGCTGCTTATAAAATACGGAAGGTTTTCCACGAAGCAGGGATCCATTCTGTGACCATCCAGCCCGAGTACATTGACCACAAGACCTCCCAGCTACTGTGCAGCTCACCCTGCATCTCAAAAGCTTGTGACTCTCGGCTGTGCTGCAGTCAGCGGGAGCCCCCCCTGGCTAAAACTAATGGCTGTACTGAGAAAAACGATAGTTGCCTTTCTGCACTGCATAAAGACAATGGTTCAAGTAAAAATGATACTGAAATCCCTATCGAATACCCACTGGCAGAGGATAGCattaaaatcctgaaaaattgtGCCGTGTCTGATGACAAATCACAGTTGAGCAGTACACGACTTTAG